In Candidatus Dormiibacterota bacterium, the sequence GCACGGCGTTCGGGTTGAGGGTACCGGTGCGGCCGACGCTGATCGTGATATCGAGCAATTTCGTCTGCGCTTCACGCGGTTTGAACTTGAACGCCACCGCCCATCGCGGATCGCGCGCGACGCTTCCCAGCGCATCCTGCGTCGCGAGATCGTCAACCTTGACCACCACGCCGTCGATTTCGTAGTCGAGCGTATCGCGTTCGAGTTCCCATCGCTCGCAGATCGCGATCACCTCCGCAATCGTCGCAGCGCGTTCGACGTACGGATTGATGGCAAAGCCCAATTCGTGCAGGCGGTGCAGCGCGTCCCACTGGCCGCTCGGAGCGTCTTTGACATCGCGCCAGATCGCTTGGTAGGCAAAAAACGAGAGGCGGCGTGCCGCCGTGAATCGCGAGTCGAGTTGCCGCACGCCGCCCGCGGCGGCGTTGCGAGGATTGGCAAACTGTTCGAGGCCGTCGCGTTCGCGCGCTTGATTGAGCCGAATGAAATCGGCCTTTCGCAAAAACACTTCCCCGCGTACTTCGAGTGCGGTCAACGGCTCGTGCAATCGCAGGGGGATCGTTTTGATCGTGCGCAGGTTGGGTGTGACGTCTTCACCGACGCGGCCGTCTCCGCGGGTGCCGCCGCGAACGAAGAGACCGTCGCGATAGTCGAGCGCGATCGCGAGGCCGTCGATTTTCAATTCGCAGATATATTCGACCGGTCGGCCTGCGAGCTTTACGACGCGTTCGTCGAACGCGCGCAGTTCGTCTGCGCTGAAGGCGTTCGCTAAACTCAGCATTGCCGCGGAATGTTGATACGGCGCGAACCGTTCGGAAGGCGGCGCCCCGATCCGTTGCGTCGGCGAATCCGCCGTGCGCAACGATGGTTCGGTGGATTCGAGAGCGATCAGTTCTCTGAGGAACTCGTCGTACTCGGCGTCGGTTAACGTCGGGCTGTCGAGCGTGTAGTAGCGATAGTTGGCTTCGTCAAGAAGGGCGCGCAACTGCTGCGCGCGAGCCCGCGCGCTCATCTATCCGCGCTTCGGCGAGCCGACCTGAATCGGATAGCCATCCGGATCCGAAATCACCGCGACGCGGCCGAACGACTCGTCGTAGGGGTCCTGGAAGATCGGGACGCCGAGTACCGCACAATCGGCCACGAATCGATCGACGTTTTTAACCGTAAAGCCCAGCTGCAACGACCCCGGGCGGACCGCCAACAACTCCGATTTCGGGTGCAGGCCGAGCGAGGAGCCCTTGGCGAGTTCGAATTCGATCCAATGCGGGCGTTTGTCGGTTAGCACGCGTAAACCCAACACGTCGCGATAGAAATCGCAGGAACGGGTGAGGTCCGAACAGACCAACATTGCAATCGAGAAAGTTGCCATCAGCGCCAACTACGCTTCGACGGCAACGCGTTCACCCTTCGCGAGATCGTCAAGAACCGCAAAGTTCTCGCTTTCGAGGCGCGCCATCTCCGTTACGTCGGGGGCATTATGGCCCAGCGAACGCCCGTCCACGAGCACGGGCTTGATGTATGCCCCGGTATACGAGGCTTGATTTTTGGCCAATTCCTCGGGCGTTCCGGTGCCGACGATCGTACCGCCTTTATCGCCGCCTTCGGGCCCCATGTCGATCAAATAATCGGCCGTCTTGATGACGTCCAGATTATGCTCGATCACGAGTACGCTGTTTCCGGTCTGCACCAGCTTTTGGAGCACGTCGAGCAGCTTGTGGATATCGGCGAAGTGCAAACCCGTCGTCGGCTCGTCGAGCACGTAGAACGTCCGGCCGGTCGAACGGCGCGAGAGCTCGGTCGCCAGCTTGACGCGCTGCGCTTCGCCACCGGAAAGGGTCGTGGCCGGCTGCCCCATCTTGATGTAGCCCAGCCCGACTTCGCAAATCGTCCGCAGTTTATTGTGAATGCGCGGAATCGCCGAGAAGAACGCGTTGGCTTCGTCTACGCGCATCTCGAGAATGTCGGAGATCGTCTTGCCCTTGTACTTTACTTCGAGCGTCTGCGCGTTGTAACGCCTGCCTTTGCAGACTTCGCACGGAACGTAGACGTCGGGGAGAAAGTGCATCTCGATTTTGATGATGCCGTCGCCCTCGCACGCTTCGCAGCGCCCGCCCTTGACGTTAAACGAGAAGCGTCCGGGCGCGTAA encodes:
- the ligA gene encoding NAD-dependent DNA ligase LigA; protein product: MSARARAQQLRALLDEANYRYYTLDSPTLTDAEYDEFLRELIALESTEPSLRTADSPTQRIGAPPSERFAPYQHSAAMLSLANAFSADELRAFDERVVKLAGRPVEYICELKIDGLAIALDYRDGLFVRGGTRGDGRVGEDVTPNLRTIKTIPLRLHEPLTALEVRGEVFLRKADFIRLNQARERDGLEQFANPRNAAAGGVRQLDSRFTAARRLSFFAYQAIWRDVKDAPSGQWDALHRLHELGFAINPYVERAATIAEVIAICERWELERDTLDYEIDGVVVKVDDLATQDALGSVARDPRWAVAFKFKPREAQTKLLDITISVGRTGTLNPNAVLEPVRIGGVVVRSATLHNAQYIASNDIRIGDTVVVTRAGDVIPRVVRPIVALRTGAERVFAMPDRCPVCGFAIDHPEGEAMSRCTNATCPAQVFERVLHFASRGAMDIEGLGEVLAEQLTELGLVHDVSDIYHLSAQALERVPRLGPKSVQNLMRAIEDSKQRGLTRLLVGLGIRFVGEQTAAILALDFGSIDAIAQSSTEALQRCEGIGPEVAGSVVLFFAQAPNRAMVERLREAGIVMHGPVGRRANDGALAGKTFVLTGTLPTMTREEATEAIEALGGKVTGSVSKKTHYVVAGEAAGSKLTKAEQLGIPILDEEALRAMLASRP
- a CDS encoding VOC family protein; its protein translation is MATFSIAMLVCSDLTRSCDFYRDVLGLRVLTDKRPHWIEFELAKGSSLGLHPKSELLAVRPGSLQLGFTVKNVDRFVADCAVLGVPIFQDPYDESFGRVAVISDPDGYPIQVGSPKRG